GCACACGGTTCCAAACCACCTATTTCGAAAGAACTGAAAGGAAAAGCTTCAGAACAGAACACAAAAGCACTTACAGGAATAGGATATGGTTCTTATCTTCAAATGGTGGCCTCAACTGAGGATCCATATGATAGTTTAAGTGATGTAAGTTCTGAAGAATCTGATGACCCAGATCTTTGCCTTTTATTTTAGATTCATATTTTAAGCTTCCAACAATCATTTTATCCACTGGTTAAAGGAGTACAGCCTTGGGGATTAGAGAAGCGATTACAAAATAGGCAACTAATTTTAATTACCACTGCGATTAAAGATGCTAACTGTTCAGAGAGCTTGTGTTTTGCTGTTTATTTAATGACAGCATCGCTGTGTAGTTTGTAAAATCTTTTGGGATATAGACGAATAAAAGTTACATTACtatctaaacaaaaaaaaatagaggTTTATATCTTTTTTGACAAAAGTCTGTGTGTTTTGATAAAGTGTTTATACTTTTTTTCGACTATGTGTTCTGTCTGTTTGGGTTCTATGTTTTGATAAATAACTTTTGGAcgttatgttttgtaaaatgattaaaatagaatttTAAACACGATTTTAGTCAatattttttcaactaaaatcaaaaataatttaccaaactaataatctagaataaaaataaaatcattctgcttaaaaactgggttgttatattcaattttttctttatcaaaattgagtttagggagtaatttgtcaaaacacagggtctaaaaaaataataagataaaacacatgatccaaaaaaatataaatccttTGATAAATTAGtttttgaacttaatattttataaaagtgTTAAAATAGAATTCTAAATTCAATTTTGGTAACATTTTCTCAATtgaaatcataaataatttactaaactgataatttagaataaaaataaaattaatgcttaaaaactgtgtcgtgatattcaattttttttatcaaaattgagtttagaaatttatttgatccattttatgaaataaaattaaaaattaaggtGAAAAAAAGTATAATCCCTATAACTAAAAATCCTTCGACTTCTTTGCATACCTTATTGGACCCCGAAGGAAGAAAAACTGAATCAAATATTTTCTCCTAGATAATAATGGATTCCCACAATTAGGCCCCACCCACGTTACCTGATTAAAGTCTATGTCAGACTATAGTTGGAAGAAGCTGGAAGAAACTCTGCATGATATGACTACACTACCAGCCAAATACAGGGCCGAAATCTCTTGTTTTTTCCTAACCAAGTTCACTATATTTATGGCAGAACGTCAGTTTCTGCTCCACAGTTGTCTTGATTGTATGAAAATAACATAACATGAATAAAGCCTTTTGGGAATCGTAACTACATCTGATACAACTATTGTGATTATCATCTACTAGGGAACCAAAGCAGAAAAACACCCTAGAAATCCTACGCTTCTTTTGTCGTAAATAAGTTGTAATGAGATGAACAATCACACGCTTCAGAATGTAGTTTGACATGTTTCATGTTCAGAGTTACAAGAGCACAAGTCTGATTACTTTGGGATGATAAATAACAGCAAACATCTTGGACAACAACAGTGATGTGTCACTGATAACAGTGCTAACATAAATAATCAACTTTCTAGTATACAAGACATATACTGATTCACATGAACCCCTCCCTCACTTAAGGGGGTGAGTTCCTAGATTAATTTTTGAATGTTATAAAAGAATATAATCAAATTATTCAATACATGTAAAAAAAATCACACACGTCATAGCCCAGCAGAAACTAATCCATGCAGCGTGACAATTCCCATCACTCTGTTTTGATGGTCAACAACAGGCAAGAACTGTACAGGGGACGGTGGAGCTTCCATCTTTTTCATGGCTTCAACCGCCATTGCATCTGGACTAATGGTTCTTGGGTTCCTGAATTGACCAAAAACCTATTATTAGCATAACTGTAAATGGCTGAAATCCTTTATTATGTATGTAATATGGTGAAAAATGACACTTGAAAAATATGATCAAGTTAACAATCATATGAGTCATATCCACGTAGGCTTTGCTTCTACAAGTACAAGGACCACAATCTATTCTAAATTCTGAAAGATGGTAACCATGTGTCAGAGACAATGTAATACTAGCCACTAACGGCTTCATTTTGTTGAAAGATGAGAACTTTTTAGTTTTTTCTTTCATTACCTGTTACACATTTCACCAACAGTGAGCTTGAAGATGGCCTCACCACTAGCCTTGAGAGTACGACGCAGATCACCATCTGTAAAAGTACCCATCAAATGATAATCTTGGTCTATAACAAGCAGGCATCCACACCCTTTACTTGTCAGCTCAACTAGCTGATCCATTATAAGATCTGTCTCCTTACAAACAGGTAACTCATCCTGTTTCTTCATTACATCTGACACCTGCAACTCACATAGTAATTTCATAACCATTATTCTGCAATCTTTTCGTGCACATTGGCATAAAATTTGATTCCACTGAAATAATAAAACCTTCAAAGAAACAATAGTTCAAACCCAACAGACGACACTAAATCGTAATTCAGAAACTTTAAAAACAAAATCAACCCCCTTTCTTTTTGcttcttttatatttgtttacttaaaaaaacacataaacaaTACCCCATCAACATCAACATCAACACCAACATCAAATGTAACAATTAACAGAGGAATCGAGTAAATACCCAATATCACAATTCAACATATGTGTCGACTTCGAATTCACAAAGAAAAGGAATAAAAAGAAAGATTGATAGGAAAGCATTGTACCTTGAAGATGAGACTTTTTCCGATCCGACCCGCGGGATGATTACAGGCATACTCGTCCCTTGTCAAATTCCTGGCACCCATGAGCGCGATCGCCACCGTGTCCCCAAAAATCATCTGGATCGCCGTCGACGTCACAGGAGCCAAATTGAAAGGACAGAGTTCCCTCTCGAGAGGCAAATGCACATTCATATTGCAAACCCCAGCGAGGGCATTGCCCTCCACAGATGTCACCGAGATCAGATAAGCCCCTTTGGCCTTAGCGCAAGGAACAAGTCTCAGAAGCTCGTCAGTGTTCCCAGACTTACTGAAGAGAACCAAAACGTCTCTCTTGGTGATAATGCCGATATCACCATGGAGTGCATCAACGGGAGAAAGAAACCCGGAGGGAACGCCGAGCGAGACGAGGGTCTGCGAAATCTTCCGAGCAACGAAGCCAGACTTGCCGACACCGGAGAAGAATGCAGTGCCGGAGGATTCGAGCAGAACCTTGGTAAAGGCTAGGGTTTGGGAAATGTCGAGGTTGTGGAAGAAGAAATTGAGGTGATCTTGCTGAGACTTGAAAAGGTTGAGGATCGTAGTTTCGTCGATGGGGGATTGGTTATGGGTTCGGATTTGTTTGGAAGAAGAGTCCGGGATATGGAGCTCCGGCACCGTCGCTGGTAGAGAACCCATTAATGGAGCTCCGATCCAGACACGACACGAGAAACTGGAGATCTCTCTTTCTCGCCTGTATAAGAAAATTTTGCAATGTTATTTACattagtttttaattaaataaaatatctttatatttatacattttaaaattattattattattagatcaTTATTATTTGATACGCGCCTTGACGGTGATTAACATTGCTTATTTGGCGGGTTTTTGGCCATTGTATTGTCGGTGACtacaaatattttatatatttatttttaagaattcccatttacacccatCAAATTACATCAaacattattttaatttttaataattattttttttggaGTGTATTTAAGATTGTATTAAATTATGATTGAAAAGAAACACAATTCCAAGTTGGCTGAGGAATTTCTTCCCTCCAACAAAGCTCGTTATCTAACTAAAATACACGATAAGTTAATTTATGGGTCGCAATGTAAAATTACAACAAACTTGAGAGAATACCCTCAAAAATTTAGAAAGTAAGGCTGAAGACCAATAGCTTAAGCCAAATTTCGTCCTATTATTTAAAAGACTGATAAAACACATATACGATTATAGTGTAAAACTATAGAAGAATAAAGGAAGAGCGGTGACTCATTTGGAGTATGGAAGTGCTATCGAGAGTTTTATGTACGCCGCTCAGTGTACTAGACTTGATATAGCTTTTGCgttaagtaaacttagtaggtttacaagtaatccaattGTTGATCACTAGAAGGCTATTTGAAGAGTCCTAgattatcttaagaaaaccaaatgACTAAGCATTCACTACTTCAAATTTTCTTCAATCTTAGAAAggtatacagatgcaagttggatatccaatccaggggacaacttgtccaccattggttggggttccaagaaacaaacctgtaaatctcattctactatggaagcagagttcatagctctagctgctaccgacaaAGAGGCTGAATGTTTACGAGATCTTTTGATGGGGATACccataatcaaagagaatgtatccactatatcgatacattgtgatagccaagcaacattggctagagcatacaagaGAGTGTATAATATGAAGtttagacatattagtctaagacacggatatgtaagagaattgattcaaagaggagtcatctcaatatactatgtgagaacaagtgaaagcTTGGTGGATCCTTTTACTAAACCACTAatgagagatttagtggctacctcatcttgagggatgggacttaaactccctaagaGATTCACGGTTAATgctaacctatcttaatactagttacttaattaatgttaggttcaataggtaataacaagtcaatcaagtgaggCTGACAGCAAAAACCAATTTTCATTTTCCactttgaacggttctaacaactcatgtaactcctaaaactcatttttaatttcataaacatcaaattaaacattggtaacaactatgaggttggtagaatttgaaactCAAAGGTGTCtcaaaattctataaataggagtatattgctcacttgtaacaCGCAccaatttctatccactagagcacttggctagaaattcacCATAGAAACTTGTTTATTCTAGAGAGTTATTTTCATTTGTGATAGTTCCTTTAGTGCTTGGAGATAGGGGACATACGCTtttagacaaaagttataaatcTTGTTAAAGTTGGTGATCTTCAATGCTTtttactttggttgtgtgagtgagaattttgtttattgttcttgttcttattcttttttCTACTATTGATTTTGGGAAATTTGATTAATCAtacttacattagcttaataattaaaatttgaaccaaagttaaccaccatatgatatcaatgctcgtctttcatttaataccaaaaatacccctctcataacacctttcctctctattctccctcttcctctctacctctcttcaccatacctctcttcaccatacattctctctcactctctcttcaccatacgttttacacacaagatttttatactaaaatcttgcaagaaagatacacattcggacattgtggattgtttgaggagaaacaccaagctttgtgttatttttgctcatagtgaagatattaaatgggtaagtgattttctttgattcttgttgttgttggttgcttTTATGATTCATAATGCTGTTTATATGTTGGATctatagtttgttggtattttttgctgtttttttgggtgaaaatcgtgttatgtgaaaatctgcgttttcttgggttccctgagtttttttctaaatgcccgatagtgtccgatagagacccgatacaggcacgatagttgttgagtttcaaggttagggatgaaggtccgatggcaacccgatggttgcccgatagtttggttacccgatggttaTAAGGgtacgatggctacccgatggttgccccgattattattttaaatctacacatccttttaagtacgataatggatcgatagtagtccgatatatgcccaatagttattattaagttactgctgacctaatagtacgatggtactcgatgttacccgatacttgcccgatattagtgttttaagatcaaaaaacataaataaaactttgcccgataccgcccgatatggcccgatactggtacgattcccaaacatttgaactaaatttcgacattttgttgccatttactgattttttttctttgtacatgatagggtcaactttgttcgcgtacttaatgtataatggtgtttgggagcgtgaaggtagagattgggtttttaatggagccgaaaatttaacgttcgagttggagaaggacataacttactcacaacttgttgAACTTCTGTACTCAGAGCTGAAGGTTGACAAAGTGCagtatgacctgaaattagaagtgaattataagtacatgaaagggttaatgtatcggcctgaacttataaggaatgacaagggtgtaagcttatatttgtcaatgcttttgaagaagccagatgaatttgttcccttttttgtgactttggtggagaAGAATATCATTGTTGATCGTAATCCTCCACCAAGTACTGTTAAGGATACTCGTAGTGAGGTTGGGACTTATGTTCCAGAAACAAATCCGGAGGTGCTGGTAGCCACTGCTATACCTGAATCAAACCCTTTCATACCAACAGTTGACCATGTAGCACAGATgccatttcatgatgattttcctgattgtcctgaccctgaaaatgattttgagggcaatgacgaccaagaaacagaggtccgttctcaagctttgagcctgagtccactgtcgtaccaaataccgaggcaaacaacatgtagaagtagaccccgtagagaagatcgccaaacacctggtactagtagtagtcgtccagacggaacaaatgatgctagagaatttagtgatccactctcttcttcgacatattatagtaaattcaaagctcagatgtttacaagagaagacattgaggataatagtcactatatatctatgggtggcacatcgggcggggagattcatttaggaaagtttttcagagacaaggaacatttaaaaaaggttgctggcttgtttgcaatgaagaagggattcgactttatagttaagaagtctggtactgatgtttggtatattacatgcaaggatcctgattgtgggtggaggttaagagggaagaagaagcaactttctaacatgttcgaggtgacagcatttgaaaatgtacacacatgttccctcgatgttcgaaaaaaagataaccgtcaagcatcacctttggtagttgccgaactgatcaaggataaattctcagttaacggttcagattatttagcctccaaaataagagaagatatgaagaattctttcgggatcgaaatgagttatgagaaggcttggagatgcagagagaaagcactccacatagttaggggtacgcctgaagcttcatattcgaagttacctgggtacttgcacatgctgcggttgaacaatcccgattccattactgatttcaaggtagacgagggtcgcttcaagtattgctttttttctctgggtgcttgtaggcggggattcaagttttgtcgacctgttatatgtattgatgggtccttcttgaaaactaggtatggtggccaaatgttgtgtgccgtggcattggattcagacagccacatatttccgattgctttcgcaatggttgacagtgagaaccacgactcttggacctatttcatgaggaagttgaaacaagcgattggtgatgttgagaacttagcattcgtatcggataggcatcaaagcattgttcatg
The genomic region above belongs to Humulus lupulus chromosome 1, drHumLupu1.1, whole genome shotgun sequence and contains:
- the LOC133785079 gene encoding probable arabinose 5-phosphate isomerase — its product is MGSLPATVPELHIPDSSSKQIRTHNQSPIDETTILNLFKSQQDHLNFFFHNLDISQTLAFTKVLLESSGTAFFSGVGKSGFVARKISQTLVSLGVPSGFLSPVDALHGDIGIITKRDVLVLFSKSGNTDELLRLVPCAKAKGAYLISVTSVEGNALAGVCNMNVHLPLERELCPFNLAPVTSTAIQMIFGDTVAIALMGARNLTRDEYACNHPAGRIGKSLIFKVSDVMKKQDELPVCKETDLIMDQLVELTSKGCGCLLVIDQDYHLMGTFTDGDLRRTLKASGEAIFKLTVGEMCNRNPRTISPDAMAVEAMKKMEAPPSPVQFLPVVDHQNRVMGIVTLHGLVSAGL